A part of Carettochelys insculpta isolate YL-2023 chromosome 1, ASM3395843v1, whole genome shotgun sequence genomic DNA contains:
- the OLIG1 gene encoding oligodendrocyte transcription factor 1: protein MLRQQRPGEVQLGTGLYELVGYRQPSSTLLPKPAQEKPEPAPEQQPGLGSAKGGGGSSKPEPKKEQQQLRRKINSRERKRMQDLNLAMDALREVIMPYSAAHCQSSPGRKLSKIATLLLARNYILLLGSSLQELRRIIGEMSGSGPRLLLAGLPLFAAPSSVLLAPGNGNHPDSLRPASKYLSLALEEQPCGQLHLAGGASLCTCAICKFAHFVPSSLSLAAVQSQFSK, encoded by the coding sequence ATGTTGAGGCAGCAGCGGCCAGGGGAGGTGCAGCTGGGGACAGGCCTGTATGAGCTGGTTGGCTACAGGCAGCCCTCCTCCACCTTGCTCCCTAAGCCAGCGCAGGAGAAGCCGGAGCCCGctccggagcagcagccagggctgggcagtgccaagggcggcggcggcagcagcaagccTGAGCCcaagaaggagcagcagcagctgaggcgcAAGATCAACAGCCGGGAGAGGAAGAGGATGCAGGACCTGAACCTGGCCATGGACGCGCTGCGGGAGGTGATCATGCCCTACTCCGCAGCCCACTGCCAGAGCTCGCCAGGCAGGAAGCTCTCCAAGATCGCCACGCTGCTCCTGGCCAGGAACTACATCCTCTTGCTGGGCAGCTCGCTGCAGGAGCTCAGGAGGATCATTGGCGAGATGAGCGGCTCcgggcccaggctgctgctggccgggCTGCCCCTCTTCGCTGCGCCGAGCTCCGTGCTGCTCGCCCCGGGGAACGGGAACCACCCGGACAGCCTGCGGCCGGCCAGCAAATACCTCTCGCTGGCCCTGGAGGAGCAGCCGTGCGGCCAGCTGCATTTGGCGGGAGGCGCCAGCCTGTGCACCTGCGCCATCTGCAAGTTCGCCCACTTCGtcccctccagcctcagcctgGCCGCCGTGCAGAGCCAGTTCTCCAAGTGA